Proteins encoded by one window of Pseudomonas sp. PSKL.D1:
- a CDS encoding DUF2790 domain-containing protein translates to MKALLVLVLGSVCGAALAGEANDAGQIPVEQYSYSQHLDIARVISMSEVPNVCEVVPARMTYEDSKGQRHILEYRVMGNGCSNG, encoded by the coding sequence ATGAAAGCGTTACTGGTATTGGTACTTGGCAGTGTTTGCGGTGCGGCACTTGCCGGCGAGGCAAACGATGCCGGGCAGATTCCGGTTGAACAGTACAGCTACTCGCAGCACCTGGACATTGCCCGCGTCATCTCCATGAGCGAAGTGCCCAACGTGTGCGAAGTAGTGCCTGCCCGCATGACCTATGAAGACTCCAAGGGCCAACGGCACATTCTCGAATACCGCGTGATGGGGAACGGCTGCTCCAACGGGTGA